The stretch of DNA CATTACCAAAATGTCATTAATCGAAGGTTTTACGCAGTGCCATTATGCCATGACatcatacagaaaaaaaatatgttgaggCTACTTACCTACGTTTTATATGCGTAGCTTTTCTTAGGTTACTACTGTAATTCCTTTGTAACGATTGAAGTAAACTATTCTAGTGCGAATTACCAGAAGTGTTTTTGCGAATGAAATAGCCGACACAAGTTGACACAACAGTAAATAGGTAGGCGGGGCGCGCCCGCTTCACTGATACTTGCCTATAGCTCTAAGTGCACAAATAGTCCAGCCGGTTTGAGGAAAGGAGGAAGCCAAAATATCTGGCAAAATACTTTTATACTTTCTGTACATAGGTACGTACCTACTGTCTAATCTAGATAACAATTacacattcatatttttataatatgaataacaaTTCATGACAAgcaattttaatacttatggTATTCAGAATAAAGTTCTGTGCTGAAAGTCACACACGGCACCGGACCTAAATGTCAGTGTCAAGTTTTACGCGTCTGACTCTGACATTATTTGGCGTTTGACAACTGACGGAATCAAACACCGCACAGATAATGTATCTCTATAAAAATCGGTTGAATAACGTTTGCGTTTATTTGGAACGTTACCGAAAACGGTTATTATGGTTTGatgctgttttgttttaattattaattaattgttgtttttcacccatttgatataattaatgattttatttttattagctgtTGAGTAAAATGTGTCTCATTTTCATAGGGGTCAGTAAAGGTGCACCGTGTATGGAAAAGAATCTGAGGTACACCTCAGATCGTTTTTTGATGACATGTTGTTGGCTCATGATTTGAGGTGAGGCTCTAAGCTCTTTATTTCTAACGTAATGCCACTATTGGAATTAGATTTTTCACAAGTAATAGAAAATGTGGAAAACtttggaatgagctgtcgtcggcggtatttccgaaccgatacgaccttcgagaaaagagcatactcctttttaaaaggccggcaacgcacctgtgactcctctggtgttgcgggtgtccaatTGTCCATGGCGccgcgccgattgcttaccatcagatgactccTGATGGTATGCGTTTGccacctatcccataaaaaaaaaacttaaaaatgtcTGAAAGGGCTGTCTCTAGTTAGTTGCAGGTGTGACTACCATGCATGGAGCCTCAATATCGATTCTAGAGTCAGACAAAGTAAATCTTATgaagttaaaaaaaacttattctagaattttattggtccccggtatatggcaataagctcgcTTCCTTCTACAAGGGATGAAGGGACCCATAAGAGAGACAGGGAACTGAGGTGTAGTAAAATAggttacatatacatatgtataaaataaaaacgccAGTATTGatacatcattttattatatttaataaaaaactatacTAATAACATACTTACCCACTTAATTAAACCCTTTTTTTGACGACATCACATGATAACGTCCTCAAAGGTacagatttatttgtttacaaataaaatacgttttcaAAACATCTAATCTTGAAAGTCCCTAAAATCATATCgtgattagaaaaaaaatcaatcggtgttatttaatttttgatgcAACCGTGTGTTTACACATACACTCCAGGAagattcttattttaataaagtatttagaACTGAGGTCTGATGTTAAAATGGTGGTGGTAATACAGCCCGACTAAGGGAGATGGATGCGATTTAATTTGGTTAAGGATTTCGAATCGTTTCGATTTTTCGTCGTCGTTCGTTTCATCGTTTTCCAAACATAATACCGGCATGCATTTACAAACTACTAAATAACTGGGAATAAACTCTCGATCATAAAGCATATGTGACAGAGCTACGAGTTTAACatcttcaaaattaaatatatataacattCGATTTAAAGCTTCGGTAAATAAATCATGTATAGCCGAGCTATATTTCTCCGTATCTTCTTTTAAATACCCAATGACCTTTTTACCAAAAGAGGGAGACACCTCCAAATGAATATATTTCCAAACATTTTCAGATGTTGACGATTTAAGAATGTTAGAGATGTTAGAAGCGTGTTCATTCATACATTTAACATATTCTGTCACTAGTGACCAAACTGTAAACAGTACGTAGTTTTCTACCAGGGGCAATTCTTTCTGTATTTTGCTTTGGATTTCTTGAAACAATTTGACGGGTATGGGTGTTTTATTACGAACAAAATATTCCTCAAAGTTTTTAACTAAGGACTTTAAAAAATTATCAAACAGCATTTTCATGTAGAAACAATTTAAATGTATATCGTACCAGCGTTGAAAAGCTTCGTCTATTGCTTTTTCTATCCTTCTGAATCTCTGTAGTTGATTTTCTTCGCTTTCACCACAAAGCAAGAAACATGCAAATACATCCAAATACATCCCATTATGTTTACAGAATGTTGATTCTACTGGGGAAAGTAACTTATTGACGACAAAGTCTTCGTCTAGTAATTCCATGACATGTGTTGCATatgcaataattttttttaaatatgacacACAGTTATGGCTTTCTGGcaaagattttaaaatttcGTAACTCTTCATATAATATTTTCCACGTATACTGATAGGAACGCTTTTGACTTTGCTTAATATCTTATACAGACTTGAACTTTCTTGTGAGTTTAAGTCTtgcataaataaacttaataattcCCATAGTTCATTTTCAATGTTTTGGTTTTTAGAACTGCACAACTGATTGAAAGTTTGTTCAAAAATAACGGCTCTGATAGTAGCATTTTTCGTAATTTTCCAAATATCTGAAAATACGTGCTTTATTTCGCTAGCTTCGAATTTTGTATATGTTAGGCGAAGTCCGAACTTTTGTAAAGAGACTGGTGCATCCAACAGTTTAGGTAAATATTCGCGACTCTCAACTTCACTGACATTGGATAAAACAGCACTCAGGGACGGAACAGCATACTGTAAGTAATCACCCTTAGCATACCATAACACTGTATCCAAAGGAACGAGTGGTCTAGCTACGTGAAGATGTTTTGCAATATTTCTCTGTATGCTAATTTCGGCTTGATTAGAGTCACtccaatttattttagtatcagAAGGAACGTGTTTCTTTGCTAGTTGTACGACTTGATCAATAGGGGATATCAGGAAAATACCATTAATTATTGCTTTTTGTCCAGTAGGTTTATTTAAGCTTTGCATGTAAGCCTCTGTCCAGTGTGGGGCGAGTGAGTCCGGCCAGTAGACGCGCAGCTTCGCGAGCACACGCCGCAGTGAGACCGCGTCGTCAGTCCGCAACGTGTGTATTTGTTTGTCGTGACGCGTCAGCAGCTGTGGCTTGTGCTTCAGAGCGTTCAGGCACGTTTCCTCGCACAGAGAGAGCGACAGCGACTCCTCAAACATGTACTTGCGCCACGATTTGTTCACATTGTATAAGCATGACATGTCTGTGGTCCATTTATTCTCTTCTTTTATCTTAATTAGTTCTTGAATTCTTTCAAGTATGAATCtgtagcaagtaatttcttgtTTCCAATCTTTTACCAACGTGATAACACGACTCATTTGAAGAATAGTTTTCCTGAAATCAGATTCATTTGTAACGCAACTCGCCCTGTTTGTTTGGGCCCATAGAGTGTTTAAGAGATATGTAAACAATTTGGATTTTTGCTGTGCGTTTAGTGTCTTTTGAATGTTTCGAAAAGATTCAACTGACACCTGTTTCGTAATAATATCTGGTACTGGTTCATCGTGTAGAACTTTGTATAATATGATATAAGCACGACAAGCTTCTACGCATTTTTCTGTTTCAGTGTACACTTCCATACTGTAGAAAAATTGATCCAAGTAATTCCAAGTGTCAAtatcatattcatgaacagccgTGGAGAACAgaagtttacaaataaacttaattttgaaCTTGAATGGCTCattcatgtgtttttcatttaaatatttaagcaacGTTTTAATATGTTGTGATTTTTTGCTACCACACGAGATCAAAACCAAAAGTATATCGTGTCGATCAGCTGGTTGACTTTCTTTGCGTATCAGTTTTTTCAGTTCAGTAAAAGCGATATCAAATGGTGCAAATTCATACCATTGATACGTTTTCACATTAAATTCGATTTTTGTTCTGACTTCTTCTGTAAGGGCAACTCCTGTAttacttttgtcgataaaagtattttttacgaAATCAAATCTTTCTTGTATGGGTATCCTGTTAATGAAATATCCCCATGATTCACAATTGTGTATCTTAAATGCTAAATAGTTAGCGTGTTTGTGAAGAAATGACTgcatttcttcttcttttatgTATTTAGCCACCACAGACATGTCAACGAAATTACCATATATTTCAAATTGTTCAATAACTCTTCGGGGgcattttttcattaaaaattctGTTTTATGTTTGCCTATTTTACGGAAACCCTTACGGCTCTTATCTTCAATCATGTTCAGTATGTGATCAGTTTGCGACTTTAACATAAACAGAACAGCCTGTAGGCTGCGGGAATACGGCTTGATATTTGTGATTTTGTGATTATATGAAAGAAATCTGGAAGATCGCTTACACAAACGTTTAAAAAGCCACACTGGTACAGGGCGTTCGCTTTTCATGACATTTTCAATGAAAGGTATGGAACAGTTCTGCAGCCATTTACAGCCGCTATCTGTATCTTTGAAGTGTTCATAAAAGGCTTCGACTCGACTTTCATCTTTCAGATTGAGTCTGACGTGAAGCATGAGTT from Spodoptera frugiperda isolate SF20-4 chromosome 11, AGI-APGP_CSIRO_Sfru_2.0, whole genome shotgun sequence encodes:
- the LOC118274606 gene encoding uncharacterized protein LOC118274606 translates to MPLTLEGETLGKKRRHFNKLVADAVASKHYELTPIGDTDSDIDNLLKIEIACKARNVDYVIEVMKSKDMLYAATAIKKSTWLITDPQHAHIINPEYLHTQLKPYMTTKAFNKLMLHVRLNLKDESRVEAFYEHFKDTDSGCKWLQNCSIPFIENVMKSERPVPVWLFKRLCKRSSRFLSYNHKITNIKPYSRSLQAVLFMLKSQTDHILNMIEDKSRKGFRKIGKHKTEFLMKKCPRRVIEQFEIYGNFVDMSVVAKYIKEEEMQSFLHKHANYLAFKIHNCESWGYFINRIPIQERFDFVKNTFIDKSNTGVALTEEVRTKIEFNVKTYQWYEFAPFDIAFTELKKLIRKESQPADRHDILLVLISCGSKKSQHIKTLLKYLNEKHMNEPFKFKIKFICKLLFSTAVHEYDIDTWNYLDQFFYSMEVYTETEKCVEACRAYIILYKVLHDEPVPDIITKQVSVESFRNIQKTLNAQQKSKLFTYLLNTLWAQTNRASCVTNESDFRKTILQMSRVITLVKDWKQEITCYRFILERIQELIKIKEENKWTTDMSCLYNVNKSWRKYMFEESLSLSLCEETCLNALKHKPQLLTRHDKQIHTLRTDDAVSLRRVLAKLRVYWPDSLAPHWTEAYMQSLNKPTGQKAIINGIFLISPIDQVVQLAKKHVPSDTKINWSDSNQAEISIQRNIAKHLHVARPLVPLDTVLWYAKGDYLQYAVPSLSAVLSNVSEVESREYLPKLLDAPVSLQKFGLRLTYTKFEASEIKHVFSDIWKITKNATIRAVIFEQTFNQLCSSKNQNIENELWELLSLFMQDLNSQESSSLYKILSKVKSVPISIRGKYYMKSYEILKSLPESHNCVSYLKKIIAYATHVMELLDEDFVVNKLLSPVESTFCKHNGMYLDVFACFLLCGESEENQLQRFRRIEKAIDEAFQRWYDIHLNCFYMKMLFDNFLKSLVKNFEEYFVRNKTPIPVKLFQEIQSKIQKELPLVENYVLFTVWSLVTEYVKCMNEHASNISNILKSSTSENVWKYIHLEVSPSFGKKVIGYLKEDTEKYSSAIHDLFTEALNRMLYIFNFEDVKLVALSHMLYDREFIPSYLVVCKCMPVLCLENDETNDDEKSKRFEILNQIKSHPSPLVGLYYHHHFNIRPQF